A genomic stretch from Frigoribacterium sp. PvP032 includes:
- a CDS encoding peroxiredoxin codes for MALENDIQAPDFDLPNQFGEHVRLADYRGVRPVALVFFPLAFSSTCTAELCTLRDNLSMFQDARVELIGISVDSKATLRAFAEEEGYDFTLLADFWPHGEVSKEYGVFLEHKGFATRATFLIDVDGVIREHFLTEPGQARSLADYRAALDQLTSVPA; via the coding sequence ATGGCTCTGGAGAACGACATCCAGGCTCCCGACTTCGATCTGCCGAACCAGTTCGGCGAGCACGTGCGCCTGGCGGACTACCGCGGCGTGCGTCCCGTCGCCCTCGTGTTCTTCCCCCTGGCCTTCTCCAGCACGTGCACGGCCGAGCTCTGCACGCTGCGCGACAACCTCTCGATGTTCCAGGACGCCCGCGTCGAGCTGATCGGCATCTCGGTCGACTCGAAGGCGACCCTGCGGGCCTTCGCCGAGGAGGAGGGCTACGACTTCACCCTCCTGGCCGACTTTTGGCCGCACGGCGAGGTCTCGAAGGAGTACGGCGTGTTCCTCGAGCACAAGGGCTTCGCCACCCGCGCCACCTTCCTCATCGACGTCGACGGCGTCATCCGCGAGCACTTCCTGACGGAGCCCGGCCAGGCGCGGTCGCTGGCCGACTACCGCGCGGCGCTCGACCAGCTCACGTCCGTCCCGGCCTGA
- a CDS encoding beta-ketoacyl synthase, producing the protein MTKKIVVTGLGGTSPLGGTAVDSWNALLAGESGITTLEQEWVAKYELPVTIAGQAKVPSADVLDRRETKRLDPSSQFALTAAREAWADAGSPDVVPERFIVDWATGIGGVWTLLDAWDTLREKGPRRVLPMTVPMLMPNGPAAAISMSLGARAGARTVVSACASSTESIAMAYDHLQSGLADIAVAGGSEAAIHPMPLASFAAMQALSKRNDDPATASRPYDVTRDGFVLGEGGAALVLETEEHALARGARIYAELLGGAVTSDSYHITAPDPEGTGAARAVITTLENAGIERDQVVHVNAHATSTPVGDIAEYHAIKRVFGDHTSKLIVSATKASTGHLLGGAGAIEALFTVKALHERLAPPTINVTQMDDEIDLDVVVGEPRRLPDGEIVAVSNSFGFGGHNAVVAFRSV; encoded by the coding sequence ATGACCAAGAAGATCGTCGTCACCGGCCTCGGTGGCACCTCCCCCCTCGGCGGCACCGCCGTCGACAGCTGGAACGCGCTGCTCGCCGGCGAGTCCGGCATCACGACCCTCGAGCAGGAATGGGTCGCCAAGTACGAGTTGCCCGTCACCATCGCCGGCCAGGCCAAGGTGCCCTCGGCAGACGTGCTCGACCGCCGCGAGACCAAGCGCCTCGACCCCTCCAGCCAGTTCGCCCTCACCGCCGCGCGCGAGGCCTGGGCCGACGCGGGCTCGCCCGACGTCGTGCCCGAGCGCTTCATCGTCGACTGGGCCACCGGCATCGGCGGCGTCTGGACCCTGCTCGACGCCTGGGACACCCTCCGTGAGAAGGGGCCCCGTCGCGTCCTCCCCATGACCGTGCCCATGCTGATGCCCAACGGCCCGGCCGCCGCCATCTCGATGAGCCTCGGTGCTCGCGCCGGCGCCCGCACGGTCGTCTCGGCCTGCGCCTCCAGCACCGAGTCGATCGCCATGGCCTACGACCACCTCCAGTCCGGCCTCGCCGACATCGCCGTCGCCGGCGGCTCCGAGGCGGCCATCCACCCGATGCCGCTCGCCTCGTTCGCCGCCATGCAGGCGCTCTCGAAGCGCAACGACGACCCGGCCACCGCCTCCCGTCCGTACGACGTCACCCGTGACGGCTTCGTCCTCGGCGAAGGAGGCGCAGCGCTCGTCCTCGAGACCGAGGAGCACGCGCTCGCCCGCGGCGCCCGCATCTACGCCGAGCTGCTCGGCGGAGCGGTCACGAGCGACTCGTACCACATCACCGCGCCCGACCCCGAGGGCACCGGTGCGGCCCGTGCCGTCATCACCACCCTGGAGAACGCCGGCATCGAGCGCGACCAGGTCGTGCACGTCAATGCCCACGCCACCAGCACGCCCGTCGGCGACATCGCCGAGTACCACGCGATCAAGCGCGTCTTCGGCGACCACACCTCGAAGCTGATCGTCTCGGCGACCAAGGCCTCGACCGGTCACCTGCTCGGCGGCGCCGGTGCCATCGAGGCGCTCTTCACCGTGAAGGCGCTGCACGAGCGGCTCGCTCCCCCGACGATCAACGTCACGCAGATGGACGACGAGATCGACCTCGACGTCGTCGTGGGCGAGCCCCGGCGGCTGCCCGACGGCGAGATCGTCGCGGTCAGCAACTCGTTCGGCTTCGGCGGGCACAACGCCGTCGTCGCGTTCCGCTCCGTCTGA
- a CDS encoding CdaR family transcriptional regulator, producing the protein MEPSAATKERTLAWLRTVSGELSTATIKRLEETLPWYGDMPPGRRSAVGLVAQAGITSFISWFDDPRSTPWIAADVFGAAPRELLRSISLQQTLQLIRVTVEVVEERVKDGDDSLREAILLYSREIAFASADVYARAAEARGLWDARLEALVVDSILRGEYDDELPSRIAALGWHGHGEVSVLVGTAPRMLDVDQLRRTARHLDADVLIGVQGSRLVLVIGRAEQETDENGVSTSQPPFTDIATALEPGFGEGHLVLGHEVPSLVEAAQSAKAALAGFAVARSWRNAPRPVLADDLLPERALAGDPLARSTLVNRIYKPLKTHSTELLTTLWCYLDNGRSLEATARELFVHPNTVRYRLKRVSDVIGWDATGSREAIVLQSALILGSISDPDGQAPRRR; encoded by the coding sequence ATGGAGCCGTCCGCGGCCACGAAGGAGCGAACGCTCGCGTGGCTGCGGACGGTGTCCGGCGAGTTGTCCACGGCGACCATCAAGCGGCTGGAAGAGACGCTGCCCTGGTACGGCGACATGCCGCCCGGTCGCCGCTCGGCGGTGGGGCTCGTCGCCCAGGCGGGCATCACCTCCTTCATCAGCTGGTTCGACGACCCTCGGTCGACCCCGTGGATCGCCGCCGACGTGTTCGGCGCCGCACCTCGTGAGCTGCTCCGCTCCATCAGCCTGCAGCAGACCCTGCAGCTCATCCGGGTCACGGTCGAGGTGGTCGAGGAGCGCGTCAAGGACGGCGACGACAGCCTGCGGGAGGCGATCCTCCTGTACTCGAGGGAGATCGCGTTCGCCTCGGCGGACGTCTACGCCCGTGCCGCCGAGGCGCGTGGCCTCTGGGACGCCCGGCTCGAGGCCCTCGTGGTCGACTCGATCCTGCGGGGCGAGTACGACGACGAGCTGCCGAGCCGCATCGCGGCCCTCGGCTGGCACGGCCACGGCGAGGTCTCGGTGCTGGTCGGGACGGCGCCCCGGATGCTCGACGTCGACCAGCTCCGTCGCACGGCGCGGCACCTCGACGCCGATGTGCTGATCGGCGTGCAGGGCAGTCGGCTGGTGCTCGTCATCGGCCGGGCCGAGCAGGAGACCGACGAGAACGGCGTCTCGACCTCGCAGCCCCCCTTCACCGACATCGCCACGGCCCTCGAGCCCGGCTTCGGCGAGGGCCACCTCGTCCTCGGCCACGAGGTGCCGAGCCTCGTCGAGGCCGCGCAGAGCGCCAAGGCCGCCCTCGCCGGGTTCGCCGTGGCACGGTCGTGGCGGAACGCGCCCCGTCCCGTCCTCGCCGACGACCTCCTCCCCGAGCGCGCCCTTGCCGGCGACCCCCTGGCCAGGTCCACCCTCGTGAACCGCATCTACAAGCCGCTCAAGACCCACTCGACCGAGTTGCTCACGACGCTGTGGTGCTATCTCGACAACGGCCGCTCGCTCGAGGCCACGGCGCGCGAGCTGTTCGTCCACCCGAACACGGTCCGCTACCGCCTGAAGCGCGTGTCCGACGTGATCGGCTGGGACGCCACCGGTTCGCGGGAGGCCATCGTGCTGCAGTCCGCGCTCATCCTCGGCTCCATCTCCGACCCCGACGGCCAGGCTCCTCGGCGACGCTGA
- a CDS encoding beta-ketoacyl-ACP synthase III, whose product MTTPQLKQHHGAEYTRILSIGAARGDQVVPNADIVEPIDSSDEWIQQRTGVVTRVRASSEVHVVDLAQAAANEAIAKAGIRPDQIGVVLVSTISGGVATPSVASLLAEKIGANPAAAYDISAACAGYAYGIAQADSFVKSGLAEYVLVVGAEKLSDFIDPTDRTISFLLGDGAGAAVVGASDTPGIAPTVWGSDGSKWDAIRMTNTMQEYRAGAGEVAWPTLRQEGQTVFRWAVWEMVKVAKQALEQAGITSDQLAAFVPHQANMRIVDEFAKQLGLPETVVIARDIATTGNTSAASIPLATHRLLEENPGLSGGLSLQIGFGAGLVFGAQVVVLP is encoded by the coding sequence ATGACCACCCCCCAGCTCAAGCAGCACCACGGTGCCGAGTACACGCGCATCCTCTCGATCGGTGCGGCCCGCGGCGACCAGGTCGTGCCGAACGCCGACATCGTCGAGCCGATCGACTCCAGCGACGAGTGGATCCAGCAGCGCACCGGCGTCGTGACCCGCGTGAGGGCCTCCTCCGAGGTGCACGTCGTCGACCTCGCCCAGGCCGCGGCGAACGAGGCCATCGCGAAGGCCGGCATCCGTCCCGACCAGATCGGCGTGGTGCTCGTCTCCACCATCAGCGGCGGTGTGGCGACGCCCTCCGTCGCCTCGCTGCTCGCCGAGAAGATCGGTGCGAACCCGGCCGCCGCCTACGACATCTCGGCCGCCTGCGCCGGCTACGCCTACGGCATCGCCCAGGCCGACTCCTTCGTGAAGTCGGGCCTCGCCGAGTACGTGCTCGTCGTCGGCGCCGAGAAGCTCAGCGACTTCATCGACCCGACCGACCGCACCATCTCGTTCCTCCTCGGCGACGGGGCGGGCGCGGCGGTCGTCGGAGCGAGCGACACCCCGGGCATCGCCCCCACCGTGTGGGGCAGCGACGGCTCGAAGTGGGACGCGATCCGCATGACGAACACCATGCAGGAGTACCGCGCCGGCGCCGGCGAGGTCGCCTGGCCCACGCTCCGCCAGGAGGGCCAGACCGTCTTCCGCTGGGCAGTGTGGGAGATGGTCAAGGTCGCCAAGCAGGCGCTCGAGCAGGCAGGGATCACGAGCGACCAGCTCGCCGCGTTCGTGCCGCACCAGGCCAACATGCGCATCGTCGACGAGTTCGCCAAGCAGCTCGGCCTGCCGGAGACCGTCGTCATCGCCAGGGACATCGCGACGACAGGCAACACGTCCGCCGCCAGCATCCCGCTCGCGACCCACCGCCTCCTCGAGGAGAACCCCGGGCTCAGCGGCGGCCTGTCGCTGCAGATCGGCTTCGGGGCCGGCCTCGTCTTCGGCGCCCAGGTGGTCGTCCTCCCGTAG
- a CDS encoding Na+/H+ antiporter — protein sequence MLGLEIVVVLGAAVLICSGLASRLHVAPPILLLATGILLGFVPALREVQLPPEVVLFLFLPALLFWESLTTSLREISANLRGIVLTSTVLVVATAAAVATVAHLLGMPWGPAWVLGAAVAPTDATAVGAFTKSLPRRTVTTLRAESLVNDGTALVIYGLAVAVVVGEDEATPLRISWLVVLAYGGGVLIGLALAWAVKRVRARLDDPLQETVITILTPFVAYLVAESVESSGVLAVVIAGLALSQAAPRRDRAATRRQSDAFWSLSTFLLNASLFVLVGLELQTAVRGLDGRLVATGVLSVVVISVTLIVVRIAFLFVAAYTIRAVDRRPQQRLRRVSDRARILSGLSGFRGAVSLAAALGVPLVLTTGNDFPDRDMIVFVTSGVIVVTLVVQGLLLPAVVRWASLPEDTGVVEERRLAETTAAEEALDALAEVARDLEVDQEVEDRAREEQEAHLRVVEAGDVSAEEDDDVRRDQQYRELRLELLHRKRGTVVRLRDEGRIDDTVLRQVQARLDAEEVRLAPGELSD from the coding sequence GTGCTCGGTCTCGAGATCGTCGTCGTGCTCGGCGCCGCCGTGCTCATCTGCAGCGGCCTGGCGAGTCGCCTGCACGTCGCCCCGCCGATCCTGCTGCTCGCGACCGGGATCCTGCTCGGCTTCGTCCCGGCCCTGCGCGAGGTCCAGCTGCCGCCGGAGGTCGTCCTGTTCCTGTTCCTCCCGGCCTTGCTGTTCTGGGAGAGCCTCACCACGTCGCTGCGCGAGATCAGTGCGAACCTCCGGGGCATCGTGCTGACGAGCACGGTGCTCGTCGTGGCGACGGCTGCCGCGGTGGCGACCGTCGCGCACCTCCTCGGCATGCCCTGGGGTCCCGCCTGGGTGCTCGGCGCCGCCGTCGCCCCCACCGACGCGACCGCCGTGGGCGCCTTCACGAAGTCGCTGCCGCGCCGCACGGTGACGACCCTGCGCGCCGAGAGCCTGGTGAACGACGGCACCGCGCTCGTCATCTACGGGCTCGCGGTCGCCGTCGTGGTGGGGGAGGACGAGGCGACGCCGTTGCGGATCAGCTGGCTCGTCGTGCTCGCCTACGGGGGAGGCGTGCTCATCGGGCTGGCACTGGCGTGGGCGGTGAAGCGGGTCAGGGCTCGGCTCGACGACCCGCTCCAGGAGACGGTGATCACGATCCTCACCCCGTTCGTCGCGTACCTGGTCGCCGAGTCGGTGGAGTCGTCCGGCGTCCTGGCGGTCGTCATCGCCGGGCTGGCGCTGAGCCAGGCGGCACCGAGGCGGGACCGCGCCGCGACCCGGCGCCAGTCGGACGCCTTCTGGAGCCTGTCGACGTTCTTGCTCAACGCCTCCTTGTTCGTCCTCGTGGGGCTCGAGCTGCAGACGGCGGTGCGCGGACTGGACGGACGTCTCGTCGCCACCGGCGTCCTGTCGGTGGTCGTCATCAGCGTCACGCTGATCGTCGTCCGGATCGCGTTCCTGTTCGTCGCGGCGTACACGATCCGAGCTGTCGACCGGCGGCCGCAGCAGCGCCTGCGGCGGGTGAGCGACCGGGCGCGGATCCTCAGCGGGCTGTCCGGGTTCCGCGGAGCGGTGTCGCTCGCGGCGGCGCTCGGCGTGCCGCTCGTGCTCACGACCGGGAACGACTTCCCCGACCGCGACATGATCGTCTTCGTCACCTCCGGCGTCATCGTGGTCACGCTCGTCGTGCAGGGGCTGCTGCTGCCCGCCGTCGTCCGCTGGGCGTCGCTGCCCGAGGACACCGGCGTCGTCGAGGAGCGCCGTCTCGCCGAGACCACCGCAGCCGAGGAGGCACTGGACGCCCTCGCCGAGGTCGCCCGCGACCTCGAGGTGGACCAGGAGGTCGAGGACCGTGCCCGCGAGGAGCAGGAGGCGCACCTGCGCGTCGTCGAGGCCGGCGACGTCTCGGCCGAGGAGGACGACGACGTGCGCCGCGACCAGCAGTACCGGGAGCTGCGGCTCGAGCTGCTGCACCGCAAGCGCGGCACCGTCGTCCGCCTCCGCGACGAGGGGCGCATCGACGACACGGTGCTGCGCCAGGTGCAGGCGAGGCTCGACGCCGAGGAGGTGCGGCTCGCCCCGGGCGAGCTGTCCGACTAG
- a CDS encoding acyl carrier protein: MALSTEEVLAGLAELVNDETGIATDTVEMDKSFTDDLDIDSISMMTIVVNAEEKFDVKIPDEEVKNLKTVGDAVTFITKAQD; the protein is encoded by the coding sequence ATGGCACTGTCCACCGAAGAAGTCCTCGCCGGCCTGGCCGAGCTCGTCAACGACGAGACGGGCATCGCGACCGACACCGTCGAGATGGACAAGTCGTTCACCGACGACCTGGACATCGACTCCATCTCGATGATGACCATCGTGGTCAACGCCGAGGAGAAGTTCGACGTGAAGATCCCCGACGAAGAGGTCAAGAACCTCAAGACCGTCGGCGACGCCGTCACCTTCATCACCAAGGCACAGGACTAG
- the aceE gene encoding pyruvate dehydrogenase (acetyl-transferring), homodimeric type: MTVNDQDPYTVDTTDQDPEETAEWRESLDSLVAAQGHERARQIMKSLLSRSSELHLGVPMVPKTDYVNTIAPEDEPEFPGDEELERRYRRWVRWNAAVTVHRAQRPGVSVGGHISTYASSAALYEVGYNHFFRGQDHAGGGDQVFFQGHASPGMYARAFLEGRLGTDQLDGFRQEKSHPTGGLSSYPHPRLMPQFWQFPTVSMGLGPINAIYQAQVAKYLTNRGIKDASDQQVWAFLGDGEMDEVESRGQLQVAANEGLDNLNFVINCNLQRLDGPVRGNGKIIQELESFFRGAGWNVIKVVWGREWDDLLKRDTEGALLNLMNTTPDGDFQTYKAESGAYVRENFFGRDPRALELVKDFTDDQVWNLKRGGHDYKKVYAAFKAASEHKGQPTVILAKTVKGYGLGPAFEGRNATHQMKKLTLDNLKQFRDEMRIPISDAQLDENPYLPPYYHPGDGDEAIQYLHERRRALGGYVPERRSKYTGIAVPEAKSYDVVRKGSGKQEVATTMAFARLLKDLLRSPDFGHRIVPIIPDEARTFGMDAYFPTSKIYNPNGQHYTSVDRELLLAYKESPQGQLLHVGINEAGAFAAFTAVGTSYSTQGEPLIPVYVFYSMFGFQRTGDAMWAAGDQMARGFIIGATAGRTTLTGEGLQHADGHSLLLASTNPAVVSYDPAYGYELGHIVKAGMDRMYGKNDDGTPSHDDPNVMFYITVYNEPMQQPVEPDDLDVDGVVRGIYKLKGAENLGPRAQLLASGVGVRWALEAQQLLADDWNVAADVWSVTSWNELRRDGLEAEEHNFLNPSAEPRTPYVTEKLEGSEGPVIATSDFMAAVPDQIREYVPGDYLTLGADGFGFSDTRAAARRFFKIDGPSMVVRTLQALARRGDVDRGVVQQAIDRYQLHDVTAGTSGTAGGES; this comes from the coding sequence GTGACGGTAAACGATCAGGATCCGTACACGGTCGACACGACCGACCAGGATCCCGAGGAGACCGCCGAGTGGAGGGAGTCGCTCGACTCCCTCGTCGCGGCGCAGGGTCACGAACGCGCACGTCAGATCATGAAGAGCCTGCTGTCTCGCTCGAGCGAGCTGCACCTCGGCGTGCCCATGGTCCCGAAGACGGACTACGTGAACACGATCGCCCCCGAGGACGAGCCGGAGTTCCCCGGTGACGAAGAACTCGAGCGTCGCTACCGCCGCTGGGTCCGCTGGAACGCGGCCGTCACGGTGCACCGCGCGCAGCGGCCCGGGGTCTCGGTCGGCGGCCACATCTCGACCTACGCCTCCTCGGCTGCCCTCTACGAGGTCGGCTACAACCACTTCTTCCGTGGCCAGGACCACGCCGGCGGCGGCGACCAGGTCTTCTTCCAGGGCCACGCCTCCCCCGGCATGTACGCCCGCGCCTTCCTCGAGGGGCGCCTCGGCACCGATCAGCTCGACGGGTTCCGCCAGGAGAAGTCGCACCCCACCGGCGGCCTCAGCTCGTACCCGCACCCCCGGCTCATGCCGCAGTTCTGGCAGTTCCCGACCGTGTCGATGGGCCTCGGGCCGATCAACGCGATCTACCAGGCCCAGGTCGCCAAGTACCTGACGAACCGCGGCATCAAGGATGCCTCCGACCAGCAGGTCTGGGCGTTCCTCGGCGACGGCGAGATGGACGAGGTCGAGAGCCGCGGCCAGCTCCAGGTGGCGGCCAACGAGGGGCTCGACAACCTCAACTTCGTCATCAACTGCAACCTTCAGCGCCTCGACGGACCGGTCCGCGGCAACGGCAAGATCATCCAGGAGCTCGAGAGCTTCTTCCGCGGCGCGGGCTGGAACGTCATCAAGGTCGTCTGGGGCCGCGAGTGGGACGACCTGCTCAAGCGGGACACCGAGGGTGCCCTGCTCAACCTGATGAACACGACGCCCGACGGTGATTTCCAGACCTACAAGGCCGAGAGCGGCGCGTACGTCCGCGAGAACTTCTTCGGCCGCGACCCGCGCGCCCTCGAGCTCGTGAAGGACTTCACCGACGACCAGGTCTGGAACCTGAAGCGCGGCGGCCACGACTACAAGAAGGTCTACGCGGCCTTCAAGGCCGCCTCCGAGCACAAGGGCCAGCCCACCGTCATCCTCGCGAAGACCGTCAAGGGCTACGGCCTCGGCCCTGCCTTCGAGGGCCGCAACGCGACCCACCAGATGAAGAAGCTCACGCTCGACAACCTCAAGCAGTTCCGTGACGAGATGCGCATCCCGATCAGCGACGCGCAGCTCGACGAGAACCCGTACCTGCCGCCCTACTACCACCCGGGCGACGGCGACGAGGCGATCCAGTACCTGCACGAGCGCCGTCGCGCGCTCGGCGGCTACGTGCCGGAGCGCCGCAGCAAGTACACCGGGATCGCGGTGCCGGAGGCGAAGTCCTACGACGTCGTCCGCAAGGGCTCTGGCAAGCAGGAGGTGGCCACCACGATGGCCTTCGCCCGCCTGCTGAAGGACCTGCTGCGCTCCCCCGACTTCGGTCACCGGATCGTCCCGATCATCCCGGACGAGGCCCGCACCTTCGGCATGGACGCGTACTTCCCCACGTCGAAGATCTACAACCCCAACGGGCAGCACTACACGTCAGTCGACCGCGAGCTGCTGCTGGCGTACAAGGAGAGCCCCCAGGGCCAGCTCCTGCACGTCGGCATCAACGAGGCCGGCGCGTTCGCGGCCTTCACCGCCGTGGGCACGTCGTACTCGACGCAGGGCGAGCCGCTCATCCCGGTCTACGTCTTCTACTCGATGTTCGGCTTCCAGCGCACCGGCGACGCGATGTGGGCGGCGGGCGACCAGATGGCCCGTGGGTTCATCATCGGCGCCACGGCGGGTCGGACGACGCTCACCGGCGAGGGCCTGCAGCACGCCGACGGCCACTCGCTGCTGCTCGCCTCGACCAACCCGGCCGTCGTCTCGTACGACCCGGCGTACGGCTACGAGCTCGGGCACATCGTCAAGGCGGGCATGGACCGCATGTACGGGAAGAACGACGACGGCACGCCGTCGCACGACGACCCGAACGTGATGTTCTACATCACCGTCTACAACGAGCCGATGCAGCAGCCGGTCGAGCCGGACGACCTCGACGTCGACGGCGTCGTGCGGGGCATCTACAAGCTCAAGGGCGCCGAGAACCTCGGCCCCCGCGCGCAGCTCCTCGCGTCGGGCGTCGGGGTCCGCTGGGCCCTCGAGGCACAGCAGCTCCTCGCCGACGACTGGAACGTCGCCGCCGACGTGTGGAGCGTCACCTCGTGGAACGAGCTGCGCCGGGACGGCCTCGAGGCAGAGGAGCACAACTTCCTCAACCCGAGCGCCGAGCCCCGCACGCCGTACGTCACCGAGAAGCTCGAGGGCTCCGAGGGTCCGGTCATCGCGACGTCCGACTTCATGGCTGCCGTGCCCGACCAGATCCGCGAGTACGTGCCCGGCGACTACCTGACGCTCGGCGCCGACGGCTTCGGCTTCTCGGACACCCGCGCGGCCGCACGTCGGTTCTTCAAGATCGACGGCCCCTCCATGGTGGTCCGCACGCTGCAGGCGCTCGCCCGTCGGGGCGACGTCGACCGCGGCGTCGTCCAGCAGGCGATCGACCGCTACCAGCTGCACGACGTGACGGCCGGCACCAGCGGCACCGCCGGCGGGGAGAGCTGA
- a CDS encoding DUF3145 domain-containing protein has product MGKSHLTDGGIVAAATARGVLFVHSSPRALCPHVEWAVGRALGHAVNFAWVAQPVLSGAQRTEFSWQGDEGAGARIASALRGWEHLRYEVTEDPGETNDGGRWMHTPDLGVFFAQTDTAGNTVVPEDRIRYAMDIAGSNALELHRELRLALGQAWDDELEPFRYSGEGNPVVWLHKVG; this is encoded by the coding sequence ATGGGGAAGTCGCACCTAACGGATGGAGGAATCGTGGCTGCTGCAACGGCTAGGGGAGTGCTCTTCGTGCACTCGTCCCCTCGTGCACTGTGCCCGCATGTCGAGTGGGCGGTCGGTCGTGCCCTCGGGCATGCCGTGAACTTCGCCTGGGTGGCGCAGCCGGTGCTCTCGGGCGCCCAGCGCACAGAGTTCTCCTGGCAGGGCGACGAGGGTGCCGGCGCGCGCATCGCCTCGGCGCTTCGCGGCTGGGAGCACCTCCGGTACGAGGTGACCGAAGATCCCGGCGAGACGAACGACGGCGGCCGCTGGATGCACACGCCCGATCTCGGCGTCTTCTTCGCGCAGACCGACACGGCGGGCAACACCGTCGTGCCGGAGGACAGGATCCGCTACGCGATGGACATCGCGGGCTCGAACGCCCTCGAGCTGCACCGCGAGCTGCGGCTCGCCCTCGGCCAGGCCTGGGACGACGAGCTCGAGCCGTTCAGGTACAGCGGCGAGGGCAACCCCGTCGTCTGGCTGCACAAGGTCGGCTGA
- a CDS encoding ACP S-malonyltransferase, which yields MIVVVAPGQGSQSPGFLEPWLEDGAQRSLLEQLSESAGVDLVAHGTTSDADTIRDTAVAQPLIVAAGLLTARALFSRVDRSRVSGVAGHSVGEFTAAAVAGVLSDDDAVRLVAERGRAMAEAAALVETGMSAVLGGDEAELAARLEALGLTAANHNGGGQVVVAGELGALAALAAEPPAKSRVVPLQVAGAFHTRFMEPAVARLRTAASSVTASDPTLRLWTNHDGSAVDSGSRFVELLVGQVSSPVRWDAVMTSFADAGVTGIVELAPAGALTGLAKRALRGVPSVAVKTPDDLQAAVDLLEGAE from the coding sequence GTGATCGTCGTCGTAGCGCCCGGACAGGGCTCCCAGTCCCCCGGATTCCTCGAGCCCTGGCTGGAGGACGGCGCCCAGCGCAGCCTCCTCGAGCAGCTGTCCGAGTCGGCCGGGGTCGACCTCGTCGCCCACGGCACGACGTCGGACGCCGACACCATCCGCGACACCGCGGTGGCCCAGCCCCTGATCGTCGCCGCCGGCCTGCTCACGGCTCGCGCCCTCTTCTCCCGCGTCGACCGCAGCCGGGTCAGCGGCGTCGCCGGCCACTCGGTCGGCGAGTTCACCGCTGCCGCCGTCGCCGGCGTGCTGAGCGACGACGACGCCGTCCGCCTGGTCGCCGAGCGCGGCCGTGCCATGGCCGAGGCCGCGGCGCTGGTCGAGACCGGCATGAGCGCCGTCCTCGGCGGCGACGAGGCAGAGCTCGCCGCCCGCCTCGAGGCGCTCGGGCTCACCGCCGCGAACCACAACGGCGGCGGCCAGGTCGTCGTCGCCGGAGAGCTCGGTGCCCTGGCCGCACTGGCCGCCGAGCCGCCTGCGAAGAGCCGTGTCGTCCCGCTGCAGGTCGCCGGTGCGTTCCACACGCGCTTCATGGAGCCGGCCGTCGCGCGCCTCCGCACCGCCGCCTCCTCGGTCACCGCCTCCGACCCGACCCTGCGTCTCTGGACGAACCACGACGGCAGCGCCGTCGACTCCGGCAGCCGCTTCGTCGAGCTGCTCGTCGGCCAGGTGTCCTCGCCCGTCCGGTGGGACGCCGTCATGACCTCGTTCGCCGACGCCGGGGTCACCGGCATCGTCGAGCTCGCCCCGGCGGGCGCCCTCACCGGCCTCGCCAAGCGCGCGCTGCGCGGAGTCCCCTCCGTCGCCGTGAAGACACCAGACGACCTGCAGGCCGCCGTCGACCTCCTCGAGGGAGCAGAATGA